A genomic window from Verrucomicrobiia bacterium includes:
- a CDS encoding CrcB family protein — translation VNVLGSFAIGILASFAVAEGRTALTPSMRQFLMAGVCGGFTTFSAFSLQTLELLQHRHWLAASGNIALSLILCLVAVAIGFGLGSMLNARAA, via the coding sequence AGTGAATGTTCTCGGCTCGTTCGCCATTGGAATCCTCGCGTCGTTCGCGGTTGCGGAAGGGCGGACGGCGTTGACTCCCAGCATGCGCCAGTTCCTCATGGCAGGAGTTTGCGGCGGGTTCACCACTTTCTCGGCGTTCAGCCTGCAAACGTTGGAACTCCTGCAGCATCGGCACTGGCTCGCCGCCAGCGGAAACATCGCGCTCTCGCTGATTCTCTGCCTCGTCGCAGTCGCGATTGGTTTCGGGCTCGGTTCCATGCTCAACGCACGCGCCG